GTTTATCTATCCATACTTCTTTAGTCGCATTTAAATCATTAATAAATTTTATCTCAATCAGATGTTTATTTTTATCAATGGTTATTTTGGTTATTGAATAAGACACATACCCTTCATATAAACTTGCAAAAATTTCACTTTCTATTAAAAAAATAGGTTTAATATTTTTGCGTTCACTTTCTGGGATACGTTCACTCGATTTTTTTTCAACTACCCTAGCCTCTGAAATTAAGGATAACAAATTTTCTGAAAACACATCATTCTTTAATTTGCTATTTCTATAAGGATAAGGAGTTTTGTAAACTTCGTTTATTAAATTTCTAATTTTTTCGTATTCATCATTCTCATTACTATTCGTAATAATAGTAGTACAAGAAATAATTAGGTAACAAAAAAATAATAGATATAATGATTGTTTAACTATTTGCATAATTAGTCCACTTTATATATCAATTTCATTGTAATTGAGGCTGTTTTTTCTCTAGAACTTGTATTAAAAGTACCACCCCAAGAATAATTTTCTTTTGAATTTTGCCCAGTAATTTGAAATATTCCCATTTTAGCTGATTCTAATTCACCTAATTTTCCACCAGAGAATTTAGAGATATTTTCTGCTCGTAATCTGGCATCTTCAGTTGCCTTAGAAATCATTTTAATTTTAAGATCAGCAAGTTTAGTATAATAGTACCTTGGTGATTCTGAATAAAACTGGACCCCTTGATTTAACAATTCTGTAATTTCTCTGGATATCTTTTCAATTTTATCAACTTCTTTAGATTCTATCTGAACAGTTTGAGTTAATTCATATCCAACAAACTCATTCCCCATAAAATTTCCATCTGAAGAATATAGTTGTTTACTTTTTTCATTTGTTTTTACAGCACTATAAATAAGTTGCGCTGTTTTAATTCCTTTTTTAGCTAGATATGCATTTACCGTAGCTTTATTTTTCTCTAAAGTTAAATATGCTTGTTTTACATCTACATCTTCCGCCCCAAAACTTCCTTCCCAAACTATCAAATCAGAAGAAAAGTCAGTTTTTCCTAAACCTGTTACCTGAATTTCTCCTTCAACTTTATTTCTATCTGTATATGCTTTTCCTAAGAATATTGAAGATGCAACTATTGCAACTCCAAAAATTATAGCATTTGTATATTCTTTCATTTTATTAATTTTTTATTAGTTTAACGTATATATGAGTGTGATAATTCGTGTAAATGCAATGTTTTTAGTTACTTAGCAACGTAAAGTCTATAAAACTTATTACTTCCAAATTTATTGTCAGTTTTTATTAAATCAACCTTTAACTCTTTTAGGTTAAATTCATAATTATCAATTACTT
This genomic stretch from Tenacibaculum sp. Bg11-29 harbors:
- a CDS encoding SIMPL domain-containing protein, with the protein product MKEYTNAIIFGVAIVASSIFLGKAYTDRNKVEGEIQVTGLGKTDFSSDLIVWEGSFGAEDVDVKQAYLTLEKNKATVNAYLAKKGIKTAQLIYSAVKTNEKSKQLYSSDGNFMGNEFVGYELTQTVQIESKEVDKIEKISREITELLNQGVQFYSESPRYYYTKLADLKIKMISKATEDARLRAENISKFSGGKLGELESAKMGIFQITGQNSKENYSWGGTFNTSSREKTASITMKLIYKVD